The segment CATAATTATTCCATTTACTAGCTCTACAGGTGGTCTTGGACATCCAAGTCCAGCCAGCATTTCAGGACATATCTCAATTACTTCATGTCCCTTTACATAGCTTACCACTGCTTCACTTAAATTATTTCCTCCATTGTATTTACAATTTTCACCAAGAAGACAAGCACTTACTACTATTTTCATTTTTTCTACCTCCTACAACAAATCCCTAAGCCATAAGGACTTATGAGTTTAATATAATTCTTATTATAAAGCTTTAATACTTTTATTGCCTTACAAAAAATATTATCTATATTTTGTTTTAATATTTAATTTTCCTGGGTATTAAATAGCTAAAAACTCGGCTAATCCATATATGGATTAGCCGAGTTTTTTCTATTTTCGGTCTTTTATTAAATATTTATTTAATAAAAATGTGCTTATTAACTAAATTATGATGATAAAACTGTATCATATTTTAGTTTTTTTGTTAAAATATTAGTAATAGAGTAAATCAATTATACCCCTAGGAGGAACTTATGAAATTTAAATCATCACTAGCAAAGTTTATATTAATATCAATGGTATTAACTTCATCATATCAAATATCAAACCCTGTTTTTGCTGAGGCTATAGCAGATAGCTGGGCAAAGCCATCTGTAACAGCAATGGAAAAAGCTAATCTAATTCCTGGAGCATTAAAAGATGATGCAGACCTTACAAAGAATGTATCAAGAGAGGAATTTGCAGAGCTTATAACAACATATTACAACGCTGTAGAAAAGCAAACTAGTATTCCATCGCCATCAGAATCAAAGTTCACTGACACAAAGAATCCTCTTATTGTAATGGCAAATAAGCTAGGTATTGTTGGTGGATATCCTGATGGTTCATTTAAGCCATATAATAACATCACTAGACAAGAGATAGCAGTTATGGCAAACCAAGCTGAAAAGCAGCTGACAAATATAGGGCAAACTAAGAATGTAGATAAGTTTTCAGACAAGGCAAAGATAGCTGACTGGGCAAAAGAAAGCGTAGGCTCATTATCAAATGCAGGTGGAATAGGCGGATATCCAGACGGAACATTTAAGCCTACAAACAATATGACAAAGCAAGAAGCAATAGCTCTAGTATCAAATCTAGCCGCAAAGGCAGGTTTAATAGAAAAGCCAACTGCTCCAACTCCGCCAGTGGCACCTATAGGCGGATCAGTAACTGATATCCCATCAACTCCAACAGGAGTTTTAAATGAGGCTCAAGAGAAACTTGTAGTCGATGGTATTTTAGCAATACCAAACATGACTCGAGCTTTGTGGGATAAGCAAGTCGCTGTATATGAAGAAGCCGCTAGAGGACATATGGCTAATCGATTCGTAGAAAAAGCCGTACCACCTAGTGGAACAAAATGGCTTGTAAATAAAGACACTGTCCATGAGGTTGGTATCCCTGGTATAGCTGGATTGGAAGTAAAGACAGATAACGGAACTTTATACTATAGAGTATTTCAAGTAGGAACGTCTTACGAAAACGGTGGAGTGAGATTAACTACTGAAGTGAATTATAGAACCGAATGGCAAAGGTTAGAAT is part of the Acetoanaerobium noterae genome and harbors:
- a CDS encoding S-layer homology domain-containing protein, giving the protein MKFKSSLAKFILISMVLTSSYQISNPVFAEAIADSWAKPSVTAMEKANLIPGALKDDADLTKNVSREEFAELITTYYNAVEKQTSIPSPSESKFTDTKNPLIVMANKLGIVGGYPDGSFKPYNNITRQEIAVMANQAEKQLTNIGQTKNVDKFSDKAKIADWAKESVGSLSNAGGIGGYPDGTFKPTNNMTKQEAIALVSNLAAKAGLIEKPTAPTPPVAPIGGSVTDIPSTPTGVLNEAQEKLVVDGILAIPNMTRALWDKQVAVYEEAARGHMANRFVEKAVPPSGTKWLVNKDTVHEVGIPGIAGLEVKTDNGTLYYRVFQVGTSYENGGVRLTTEVNYRTEWQRLE